One window from the genome of Acinetobacter lanii encodes:
- a CDS encoding universal stress protein, translated as MNRVIACIDSSPCINAIADAAAWIAQKTGRELVLLQVLDYYPASYHLGEISGVIGFESNAMLLKELAELEQKQSELALDYSNNLLNHISDLIEQKYQIKPSQIQEKGDFLEQSFNALRETDIVLIGRVGERSAEKNKSLGSNVENFIRGAKCTVMTVGESFKPPTRFIFAYEDSPTCKEMMQRVAKSDFLRQLQCHLLYVGDHPEILNTPSEFLKDAGLDVVVEYRYGDVAENILDYQHQHQIQLIVLGAYSRSKVRQFFLGSITTNIFRNSPVPLLVAK; from the coding sequence ATGAACCGTGTCATTGCATGTATTGACTCTTCTCCTTGTATCAATGCTATTGCCGATGCAGCGGCATGGATTGCGCAGAAAACAGGGCGTGAATTGGTGTTATTACAAGTGCTCGATTACTATCCTGCCAGTTATCATTTGGGTGAAATCAGCGGTGTGATTGGCTTTGAAAGCAATGCCATGCTGTTAAAAGAATTGGCAGAGCTAGAACAAAAGCAAAGTGAGTTGGCACTCGATTATAGTAATAATTTGCTCAATCATATTTCAGATTTAATTGAACAAAAATATCAGATTAAACCCTCACAAATTCAAGAAAAAGGCGATTTTCTCGAACAAAGTTTCAATGCCTTACGTGAAACGGACATTGTGTTGATTGGTCGGGTTGGTGAGCGCTCTGCGGAAAAGAATAAAAGTTTGGGGAGCAATGTCGAAAACTTTATCCGAGGCGCAAAATGTACTGTGATGACCGTGGGGGAAAGCTTTAAGCCACCAACACGCTTTATTTTTGCTTATGAAGATTCGCCGACCTGTAAAGAGATGATGCAACGGGTGGCGAAAAGTGATTTCTTACGTCAGCTACAGTGCCATTTGCTCTATGTGGGAGATCATCCAGAGATTCTCAATACACCTTCAGAATTTCTCAAAGATGCAGGGCTTGATGTTGTGGTTGAATATCGTTATGGCGATGTGGCTGAAAATATTTTGGATTATCAACATCAACACCAGATCCAATTGATCGTATTGGGTGCTTATAGTCGAAGTAAAGTTCGGCAGTTCTTTTTGGGCAGTATTACTACCAATATTTTCCGAAATTCACCAGTGCCGCTGTTGGTCGCAAAATAA
- a CDS encoding IMPACT family protein: MPFTLVSEVRFEEDIKKSRFEAIAATVENEQDVKDFLEHHKDLTTTHQCWAWKIGHHVRFNDDGEPSGTAGRPILATIEGNDLTNVIVLVNRWYGGIKLGTGGLVRAYGGCAGQCLMLAEKTELIEKKEVRFQCLFNEWAIFQYELKSQNIDYVEDYTADGVMIEAKLQVHQIDALAIKIQDVTRGREQLKVEEKTDD, translated from the coding sequence ATGCCTTTTACCCTTGTTTCTGAAGTTCGCTTTGAAGAAGACATTAAAAAAAGCCGTTTTGAAGCCATTGCGGCAACGGTTGAAAATGAACAAGATGTAAAAGACTTTTTGGAACATCATAAAGACCTGACCACCACACATCAATGCTGGGCATGGAAAATCGGTCATCATGTGCGTTTTAATGATGATGGTGAACCCTCAGGCACTGCTGGGCGTCCGATTTTAGCCACTATTGAAGGCAATGACTTAACCAATGTGATTGTCTTGGTTAATCGTTGGTATGGTGGAATTAAGTTGGGCACAGGCGGTTTAGTGCGTGCTTATGGTGGCTGTGCCGGTCAGTGTTTGATGCTCGCTGAAAAAACTGAATTAATAGAAAAGAAAGAGGTACGTTTTCAATGCTTATTCAATGAATGGGCCATTTTTCAATATGAATTAAAATCTCAAAATATTGATTATGTTGAAGACTATACCGCTGATGGTGTAATGATTGAAGCCAAATTACAAGTCCATCAAATTGATGCGCTTGCAATAAAAATTCAGGATGTCACCCGCGGGCGTGAGCAGCTTAAAGTTGAGGAAAAAACAGATGACTGA
- a CDS encoding aromatic ring-hydroxylating oxygenase subunit alpha produces MNAIPVINVFEQPCNSQFEAQDWQILAQHWFPVARIQDVSTTPQRVTLLDVNMALYQTESGSIHLVRDLCPHRGVPLTKGWVKGEHIVCPYHGLEYNQHGKCTKIPAQPDLTKISDRFSLTTFPVVEKYGLVWTSLFGRDPNKANFPLMDTWDSEQHQAILPPFVDIAGSSGRQLEGFIDVAHFAFVHHNSFANAENPVVPRYSTERTRYGLHTEYVSNVSNYPHGLQHLAPPDFLWKRVFNVYPPFAAILTVHFPKEGILKILNACCPVSHNKTRLFVPLTRNFDTTGDLQAVYDFNAQIFAEDQDLVESQKPEELPLDISMEAHFEADRSSTLYRRLLAEMGLSKRYVV; encoded by the coding sequence ATGAACGCAATTCCAGTGATCAATGTATTTGAGCAACCCTGTAATAGCCAATTTGAAGCTCAAGACTGGCAGATTTTGGCGCAGCATTGGTTCCCTGTTGCTCGGATACAAGATGTCTCTACAACGCCACAACGGGTGACCTTGCTCGATGTAAATATGGCCTTGTATCAAACTGAATCAGGCAGTATCCATTTGGTTCGTGACCTTTGCCCGCATCGTGGTGTACCGCTGACCAAAGGTTGGGTAAAAGGCGAGCATATCGTGTGTCCATATCATGGTTTGGAATATAACCAACACGGTAAATGTACCAAAATTCCGGCACAACCGGATTTAACCAAAATTTCAGATCGCTTTTCATTAACCACATTTCCTGTGGTCGAAAAATACGGCTTAGTCTGGACCAGTCTTTTTGGACGTGATCCAAATAAAGCCAACTTTCCACTGATGGACACTTGGGATTCCGAGCAGCACCAAGCAATCTTGCCACCTTTTGTGGATATTGCAGGGTCGAGTGGTCGGCAGTTAGAGGGGTTTATTGATGTTGCCCATTTTGCATTTGTACACCACAACTCATTTGCCAATGCGGAAAATCCAGTGGTACCTCGCTACTCCACTGAACGAACACGCTATGGACTGCATACTGAATATGTCAGTAATGTCAGTAATTATCCGCATGGTTTACAGCATTTGGCACCACCCGATTTTCTATGGAAACGTGTGTTTAATGTTTATCCGCCTTTTGCGGCGATTTTGACGGTACATTTTCCTAAAGAGGGAATTTTAAAAATTCTTAATGCTTGTTGTCCGGTGTCACATAACAAAACCCGGCTGTTTGTACCTTTAACGAGAAATTTTGATACCACAGGAGATCTGCAAGCGGTATATGATTTTAATGCACAGATTTTTGCTGAAGATCAGGATTTGGTTGAAAGTCAAAAGCCTGAAGAATTGCCGCTGGATATCAGCATGGAAGCACATTTTGAAGCGGATCGGTCATCGACGCTCTACCGACGACTCTTAGCTGAAATGGGGTTAAGCAAGCGTTATGTGGTTTAG
- a CDS encoding LysR family transcriptional regulator, producing MSKILNTPFSRFSDYFIAVAKTGSLRKAADQLYISVSAVHRQIDLAEEELGIELFERLPSGLKLTLAGELLYADLLKWQKEFQHTCIRFDEIQGLKRGTIEFGLISALSEGFIPHSVKHMYTHYPWINFKIQVADSAVIAKRIMHAELDFGLILNPKSHQQLQVMHFLELPLGFVLSKHHPLAQAEKIYFSDTLNENHLIAASPLMIHDYVQAMYKHHQFNPTRKTESNDIRLINTLIKDQLGIGILSYLDALPGLERDEMVFKPIIEQGVHPLTVALCVAPKRQVSRVSQIMIKHIIEQMERLKSQRDIPSLVR from the coding sequence TTGAGCAAAATTTTAAATACGCCTTTTTCTCGTTTTTCTGATTATTTTATTGCCGTTGCTAAAACAGGCAGTTTACGTAAGGCTGCCGACCAATTGTATATCTCTGTGTCAGCAGTACATCGTCAGATTGATTTAGCCGAAGAAGAACTGGGGATTGAGCTGTTTGAGCGCTTGCCTTCAGGTTTAAAACTCACTTTGGCAGGTGAATTGCTGTATGCCGATCTATTAAAATGGCAAAAAGAGTTTCAACACACCTGCATTCGTTTTGATGAGATTCAAGGTTTAAAACGCGGCACCATTGAGTTTGGACTGATCTCAGCATTGAGTGAAGGTTTTATCCCGCATTCCGTGAAACATATGTATACGCACTACCCATGGATTAATTTTAAGATTCAAGTGGCAGACAGTGCAGTGATTGCAAAAAGAATCATGCACGCCGAACTGGATTTTGGTCTGATTTTAAATCCCAAATCGCATCAACAATTGCAAGTCATGCATTTTTTAGAGTTACCTTTAGGTTTCGTACTGAGTAAACACCATCCATTGGCGCAGGCAGAGAAAATTTATTTTTCAGATACGCTAAATGAAAACCATCTGATTGCGGCATCGCCTTTGATGATTCATGACTATGTTCAGGCTATGTATAAACATCATCAGTTTAATCCCACACGTAAAACAGAATCTAATGATATTCGATTGATCAATACCCTGATTAAAGATCAACTTGGGATCGGTATTTTGAGTTATTTAGATGCACTGCCCGGTCTTGAGCGTGATGAAATGGTGTTTAAACCCATCATTGAGCAAGGGGTACATCCATTAACCGTGGCACTTTGTGTTGCACCGAAGCGTCAAGTGTCACGGGTGTCGCAAATTATGATCAAGCATATCATTGAACAGATGGAACGCTTAAAATCGCAACGAGACATACCGAGCCTAGTGCGTTGA
- a CDS encoding type I secretion C-terminal target domain-containing protein, which translates to MSNKDGEIFLRDDDLEDLLYLRVEKDTPYTYEIPRSLNTSIIVIRVSDVYGNRTIVRVPIDQQDQSSAKNVITEVEGTDFIVTEDEIQDRFLSIKGRLVGLYADDVPLSINIKVRLPNSNEFIEIESLNIDQNGYWTAEIPLNDITVLAGEGIIYADAQIKTIQGKIYSSTSEPANFVITINTTEPSEFAQPDINEIDFEQVNVQNSLETVNSTQFINLLNISDRLKGELENGSALEIGSLTSQQRNLFNPSETTIKSNTIGKITLSFQDLSLLTVAKAYGIVLQKLDDNGVWQYHMSAPLFQNGVVATLGTQYALGAVDNDGERTLTFNGLTEGQYRVSSYIIPSELTQFLKDFELSNLGAEGTLLGQKNQDFLIDLVSKTLGQDSPSTQQLISFIQTLLVGVNTVTLPISFILDRITDLPLFRHILFALDKFVDYVVAPVVTNTIDLLHNLNVNISYTESYIQSKVITGNVLTNDYSDINDLNLIAVKVFDGNVYQSYDIQAGSLTEVVGQFGILRIGSNGEYSYSAFANSHEIKGNEYFKYSVILNGEQKDIDLIIKINGNDALNLTAVDDENYLQLAVDPTVIQQNLQQVTAGGLAYVGLGSVLDLNAIRIENVLQFNIEHDTSRVVTLKAESGGVQVLTDFDLFIYKWNAEFQQYELYKQHQDWFGVALLGGVSDEITYTLESGQYIALIEPTRGINALYGYTLKTTQDLLLDYANPLAVYGKASGNVIDDINQTQGSKDYSPNLEALYITAANGQNILGDQNYSGLKIQGQYGELEIFANGDYTYTAYNNKTFNYGETEIFTYTVYDPILNQWQNAELKITLDLVDYTPQMDMVKVDLVIDPSETYYKDLSVKNSVTQGKKSTTGFGVVDIGLGNVLSADIISSKPGLNIQVKQGELASIQFSATGSSVVGLGNVSDLMIYKKNSLTGKYELYHSSDSFLIVPLAVLGIPLGGIYNTPEKVVFSEGEYIAYLVTQGVSVIGGTTLSADNMTVYDYNHVDDYQGYLEGDLGLADHLQLSAIENQNLNGGEITLVGDFGTLTISETGQYQYQVNPNLPTPPYGNVDTFSYVVTDTLTDQSTVSVLNVKFSSVDAQSDRVDENGQQLTTYATLTNKLNESDVVFNASSALSKSNKVQATALDKFSKKINFDIDVNQTSKGLKLKFEGLADVSSYKIDLTYSLVLVKNHLGQTVNQVIATDSISQVAQASLNLELHDLAGGKYELVLNMPGKAGSFRYFGYDFKVYNQYPDQWVHDPDAQDPGVTGNLIANDSFNDALLSHTILKINGKTILLDPSKTAQDIAVTGQYGVLHIQSDGQYQYVANGQGGGKEIFVYELISPTGDSDKATLEIDVAKNVIGSNTEDRVESGSADDVYFLGNGADTVIFNLLDTLDARGGNGTDTWKDFDHQDKIDISALLDGATSTNIEQYVSVSTVNGDTQVFIDRDGQGATPNTSSQSQFELTHLITLQDRELSLDQLLQNNQIIY; encoded by the coding sequence ATGAGTAATAAAGATGGAGAGATTTTTCTTAGGGATGATGACTTAGAAGATCTTCTTTATTTAAGAGTTGAAAAAGATACCCCATATACTTATGAAATTCCGAGAAGTTTGAATACCTCTATAATTGTGATCCGTGTAAGTGATGTATACGGTAATAGGACGATTGTAAGGGTTCCAATTGATCAACAAGACCAAAGCTCAGCCAAGAATGTGATCACTGAAGTTGAGGGAACAGATTTTATTGTGACTGAAGATGAAATTCAGGATAGATTCCTCAGCATAAAAGGACGTCTAGTCGGTCTTTATGCTGATGATGTTCCATTAAGCATAAATATTAAAGTGAGGCTGCCTAATTCAAATGAATTTATTGAAATAGAATCACTGAATATTGATCAAAATGGTTACTGGACTGCAGAAATTCCTTTAAATGATATTACTGTTTTAGCAGGTGAAGGGATAATTTATGCTGATGCTCAAATCAAAACAATTCAGGGCAAAATATATAGCAGCACCAGCGAGCCTGCAAACTTTGTAATTACCATCAATACAACTGAACCATCTGAATTCGCTCAACCGGATATTAATGAAATCGATTTTGAACAAGTCAATGTTCAAAATTCACTAGAGACTGTAAATTCCACTCAATTTATTAATCTTTTGAATATTTCTGATCGATTAAAGGGTGAACTCGAAAATGGTTCAGCTTTAGAAATCGGTTCACTTACCAGTCAACAAAGAAATTTATTTAATCCATCGGAAACTACAATTAAAAGCAATACCATCGGTAAAATCACATTGAGTTTTCAAGATTTATCTCTATTAACAGTCGCTAAAGCCTATGGCATCGTTTTACAAAAGCTCGATGACAATGGCGTATGGCAATATCATATGTCAGCACCATTATTTCAGAATGGTGTCGTTGCAACGTTGGGCACACAATATGCGCTTGGTGCCGTGGATAATGATGGTGAACGAACGTTGACCTTTAATGGTTTAACTGAAGGGCAGTACCGTGTTTCTAGCTATATTATTCCTAGTGAATTAACTCAGTTCTTAAAAGATTTTGAGTTGTCTAATTTGGGGGCAGAGGGAACCCTGCTAGGACAAAAAAATCAAGATTTTTTAATTGATTTGGTCAGTAAAACTTTAGGTCAAGACAGTCCTTCTACTCAGCAATTAATTTCATTTATTCAGACTTTACTTGTTGGTGTCAACACCGTCACTTTACCGATTTCTTTTATTTTAGATCGAATCACAGACTTGCCTTTATTTCGACATATTCTATTCGCACTTGATAAATTTGTGGATTATGTGGTTGCGCCAGTTGTGACCAATACCATCGACCTGTTGCATAACTTAAATGTGAATATTAGTTACACAGAAAGCTATATTCAATCCAAGGTCATTACTGGCAATGTGCTCACTAACGATTATAGTGATATCAATGATCTGAATTTAATTGCCGTTAAAGTATTTGATGGAAACGTTTATCAGTCATACGATATTCAGGCGGGATCACTGACAGAAGTCGTGGGGCAATTTGGTATCCTTAGAATCGGATCCAATGGTGAATATAGTTATAGCGCTTTTGCCAATAGTCATGAAATCAAAGGCAATGAGTATTTCAAATACAGTGTTATTTTAAATGGCGAACAAAAAGACATTGATTTAATCATTAAAATTAACGGAAATGATGCACTCAATTTAACCGCTGTGGATGATGAAAATTATCTGCAACTGGCTGTCGATCCAACGGTCATCCAACAAAATCTACAGCAAGTGACGGCAGGTGGGCTTGCATATGTTGGATTAGGCAGTGTACTGGATTTAAATGCGATTAGAATTGAAAATGTTTTGCAATTCAATATTGAGCACGATACATCACGTGTTGTGACCTTAAAAGCTGAATCTGGCGGTGTGCAAGTCTTAACAGACTTTGATTTATTTATTTATAAATGGAATGCAGAATTCCAACAATATGAGCTATATAAACAACATCAGGATTGGTTTGGCGTGGCATTATTGGGCGGGGTTTCAGATGAAATCACCTATACGCTCGAGTCTGGTCAATATATTGCATTAATTGAACCCACACGTGGGATTAATGCATTATATGGTTATACATTGAAAACCACCCAAGATTTATTGTTAGATTACGCTAATCCTTTGGCTGTATACGGAAAAGCAAGTGGAAACGTGATTGATGATATTAATCAGACGCAAGGAAGTAAGGACTATAGTCCAAATTTAGAAGCACTTTATATTACAGCAGCCAATGGACAGAATATCCTAGGTGATCAAAACTATTCTGGTTTAAAAATTCAAGGTCAATATGGTGAATTAGAAATTTTTGCCAATGGTGATTATACCTATACAGCTTATAACAATAAGACATTTAACTATGGTGAAACTGAAATATTTACGTATACAGTTTACGATCCAATTTTAAACCAATGGCAAAATGCTGAACTTAAAATCACATTAGATCTGGTCGATTACACACCACAAATGGATATGGTTAAAGTAGATCTCGTGATTGATCCAAGTGAAACTTATTATAAAGATTTAAGTGTAAAAAATAGTGTCACTCAGGGCAAAAAATCTACCACTGGATTTGGTGTGGTTGATATTGGACTAGGCAACGTTTTATCTGCCGATATTATTTCATCTAAACCGGGGCTTAATATTCAAGTTAAGCAAGGTGAATTGGCTTCGATTCAGTTTAGTGCCACAGGTTCATCGGTCGTGGGACTGGGTAATGTTTCTGATTTGATGATTTATAAGAAAAATTCATTGACGGGTAAATATGAACTTTATCATTCTAGTGACAGTTTCTTAATCGTTCCACTGGCTGTGCTCGGTATACCTTTAGGCGGTATTTATAATACACCTGAAAAAGTGGTCTTTTCTGAAGGGGAATATATTGCGTACTTGGTAACGCAGGGTGTGAGTGTCATTGGTGGAACTACACTGAGTGCTGATAATATGACGGTCTATGATTATAACCATGTCGATGATTATCAAGGCTATCTGGAAGGTGATCTCGGATTAGCTGACCATTTACAATTAAGTGCTATTGAAAATCAGAACCTGAATGGTGGAGAAATAACGCTTGTAGGAGATTTTGGAACGCTTACTATCAGCGAGACAGGTCAATATCAATATCAAGTTAATCCAAATTTACCAACGCCGCCATATGGCAATGTGGATACTTTCAGTTATGTGGTCACGGACACTTTAACCGATCAAAGTACGGTATCTGTCCTCAATGTTAAATTTTCTTCTGTAGATGCACAGTCCGATCGTGTGGATGAAAACGGGCAACAGCTCACGACATATGCGACACTGACCAATAAACTAAATGAAAGTGATGTGGTTTTTAATGCATCGTCAGCATTATCTAAATCAAATAAAGTTCAAGCCACAGCCTTAGATAAATTTTCAAAAAAAATTAACTTTGACATTGATGTAAATCAGACATCAAAAGGCTTGAAGTTAAAATTTGAAGGTTTAGCAGATGTGAGCTCATATAAAATTGATCTGACCTATAGTCTGGTCTTGGTGAAAAATCATTTAGGACAAACCGTAAATCAAGTGATTGCCACAGATTCAATTTCTCAAGTTGCTCAAGCAAGTTTGAATCTTGAACTCCATGATTTGGCGGGGGGTAAATACGAACTTGTGTTAAATATGCCAGGTAAAGCGGGATCGTTCCGTTATTTTGGTTATGATTTTAAGGTATACAATCAGTATCCTGATCAATGGGTGCATGACCCTGATGCACAAGACCCTGGAGTGACGGGTAACTTAATTGCAAATGACTCATTTAATGATGCGTTATTGTCTCATACCATTTTAAAAATCAATGGTAAAACCATATTGCTTGACCCGAGCAAAACAGCTCAAGATATTGCTGTAACGGGTCAATATGGCGTTCTTCATATACAGTCCGATGGTCAATATCAATATGTCGCAAATGGGCAGGGGGGTGGAAAAGAAATTTTTGTTTACGAACTGATTTCACCTACAGGCGATAGCGATAAAGCAACATTGGAAATCGATGTTGCAAAAAATGTGATTGGGTCTAATACGGAAGATCGTGTTGAAAGTGGTTCCGCAGATGATGTTTATTTTCTTGGAAATGGTGCAGACACAGTCATCTTTAATCTTTTAGATACTTTAGATGCACGTGGCGGTAATGGAACAGATACTTGGAAAGACTTTGATCATCAAGATAAGATTGATATTTCGGCATTGTTGGATGGTGCAACATCAACCAATATTGAACAGTATGTGAGTGTGAGTACAGTCAATGGAGATACGCAAGTCTTTATCGATCGGGATGGTCAAGGCGCAACACCAAATACCAGCTCACAATCGCAGTTTGAATTAACTCATTTAATCACATTACAAGATCGTGAGTTATCTCTTGATCAACTCCTACAAAATAATCAAATTATTTATTGA
- a CDS encoding O-methyltransferase, producing the protein MQQMWSDIDAYIESHLIPEDPILTQTLKNTDDKGFPDHLAVAANQGMLLQMLIEMNKCKRVLELGTFAAYSTMWLARALPEDGYILTIEGRDTHAALAQENINNAKLKQSVELKVGRAADIIRALPADFEPFDFIFIDADKQSYPEYLELCLERSHSGTIIFLDNVIRAGDIMNPENVKPSIQGIRDMYALMQNHPRLRSSTALQTVGSKGHDGFALAIVK; encoded by the coding sequence ATGCAACAAATGTGGTCAGACATCGATGCCTATATCGAGTCACATTTAATACCCGAAGACCCAATTTTGACTCAAACCTTAAAAAATACGGATGATAAAGGTTTTCCTGACCATTTAGCTGTTGCTGCCAATCAAGGCATGCTGTTACAAATGCTCATTGAAATGAACAAATGTAAACGTGTCTTAGAATTGGGAACCTTTGCCGCCTATAGCACCATGTGGTTAGCACGTGCCTTACCTGAAGATGGCTATATCCTCACCATTGAGGGACGTGATACCCATGCAGCTTTAGCTCAAGAAAATATTAATAATGCCAAGCTCAAACAAAGCGTTGAATTAAAAGTCGGACGTGCCGCTGACATCATTCGTGCCCTGCCTGCTGACTTTGAACCATTTGACTTTATCTTTATTGATGCCGATAAACAAAGTTACCCTGAATATTTAGAATTGTGTTTAGAACGCTCACATTCAGGGACCATCATTTTCTTAGACAATGTCATCCGTGCCGGCGACATCATGAACCCTGAAAATGTAAAACCGAGTATTCAAGGTATTCGTGATATGTATGCTTTAATGCAAAATCACCCGCGTTTACGCTCAAGCACGGCGCTACAAACTGTGGGCTCTAAAGGGCATGATGGCTTTGCTTTGGCGATTGTGAAATAA
- a CDS encoding D-Ala-D-Ala carboxypeptidase family metallohydrolase: MKQILKGLLTIGAISLVTFGCTSSPKKSHTVLTPTGHRIYIPQEKIIVDRPVKPKVMPNSYRNWIMLGDNQSRVREYERYLEQNNVGNIIPSFELMKSARDWQKCGRTEYMVPSKELWRNQLPTLKVFKYLVAAKVLTDFEVTSVYRDLPLNQCAGGAGSSRHLFNSAIDFRIGPEYPRADDYAMIQNQKFKLCQFWINHGQSLNMGLGLYASGQIHIDTQGYRTWGPDLTRNSSLCNY; the protein is encoded by the coding sequence ATGAAACAAATTTTGAAGGGTCTACTGACCATCGGTGCAATTTCGCTGGTGACGTTTGGCTGTACTTCTTCCCCTAAAAAAAGTCACACGGTACTTACCCCTACGGGACACCGAATTTATATACCACAAGAAAAAATCATTGTTGACCGACCTGTTAAACCCAAAGTCATGCCAAACTCTTACCGTAACTGGATCATGCTCGGTGACAACCAATCACGTGTGCGTGAATATGAGCGTTATTTAGAACAGAATAACGTCGGCAATATTATTCCGAGCTTTGAATTGATGAAATCGGCACGTGACTGGCAGAAATGTGGACGTACCGAATATATGGTGCCGAGCAAAGAGCTGTGGCGCAATCAGTTGCCGACTTTAAAAGTGTTTAAATATTTGGTTGCGGCTAAAGTGTTAACCGATTTTGAAGTGACCTCAGTCTATCGTGACCTGCCTTTAAATCAGTGTGCCGGTGGTGCAGGCTCTTCACGTCACTTATTCAATTCAGCGATTGATTTCCGCATTGGGCCTGAATACCCCCGTGCAGATGATTATGCCATGATTCAAAATCAAAAATTTAAACTGTGTCAGTTCTGGATCAATCATGGTCAGAGTTTAAATATGGGCTTAGGTCTATATGCTTCCGGTCAAATCCATATCGACACGCAAGGTTACCGCACTTGGGGTCCTGATTTGACGCGTAATTCGTCATTATGTAATTACTAA
- a CDS encoding acyl-CoA thioesterase, whose protein sequence is MKKRPYRKPIIPPSNWTTAQDCYLIEHCNLTHEELKQSLPYSDDEIMQRKEILGLIRRSKQLRKWMD, encoded by the coding sequence ATGAAAAAACGTCCTTATCGAAAACCGATCATTCCGCCTTCAAATTGGACCACAGCGCAAGATTGTTACTTGATTGAACATTGCAATTTGACGCATGAAGAATTGAAACAGTCGTTGCCTTATTCGGATGATGAAATTATGCAACGTAAAGAAATCTTGGGTCTGATTCGACGCAGTAAGCAACTGCGAAAATGGATGGATTAA
- the fdxA gene encoding ferredoxin FdxA gives MTFVVTENCIKCKYQDCVEVCPVDCFYEGPNFLVINPDECIDCALCEPECPANAIFSEDELPEGQEVFIELNAELAEKWPNITQIGDQPADREEWNGKPDKLQYLEK, from the coding sequence ATGACCTTTGTTGTCACTGAAAATTGTATTAAATGTAAATATCAAGACTGCGTAGAAGTGTGTCCTGTAGATTGTTTCTACGAAGGTCCTAATTTCCTTGTCATTAATCCTGATGAGTGCATTGACTGTGCATTGTGTGAACCAGAATGCCCTGCAAATGCAATTTTCTCAGAAGATGAGCTTCCTGAAGGTCAAGAAGTTTTTATCGAATTGAATGCTGAATTGGCTGAAAAATGGCCGAACATTACGCAAATCGGTGATCAGCCTGCTGACCGCGAAGAGTGGAATGGTAAACCAGATAAATTACAATATTTAGAAAAATAA
- a CDS encoding acyltransferase → MTEDARLLKYREQHKHRLNYMPWLYWSLKPKNRVWAEAWQQEYQAYLMDMETIEIGENCFISPLAHIFAEPGRKIVIGDNSFIAADCTLHGPLEIGNEVAINHNCILDGGRAGIKLHDQVRIAAYCHLYAFDHGMALDQPIYKQAVRSQGIEIEQDVWLGAHVGIKDGIKIGKHAIVGMNSMVTKDVAEQQIVAGNPAQFIRLRDQ, encoded by the coding sequence ATGACTGAAGACGCTCGACTGCTGAAATATCGTGAACAACATAAACATCGACTCAATTATATGCCGTGGTTATATTGGTCGCTCAAACCAAAAAATCGTGTCTGGGCTGAAGCGTGGCAGCAAGAATACCAAGCCTATTTAATGGATATGGAAACCATAGAGATTGGTGAAAATTGTTTTATCTCACCCTTAGCCCATATTTTTGCAGAGCCGGGGCGTAAGATTGTGATTGGGGACAATAGCTTTATTGCAGCAGACTGTACTTTGCATGGGCCTTTAGAGATTGGCAATGAAGTGGCAATTAACCATAACTGTATCTTAGATGGCGGACGTGCAGGGATTAAGCTGCATGATCAAGTGCGCATAGCGGCGTATTGTCATTTGTATGCTTTTGACCATGGCATGGCGCTTGATCAGCCGATTTATAAGCAGGCTGTACGCTCACAAGGGATTGAGATTGAACAAGATGTCTGGCTGGGTGCACATGTGGGGATTAAAGATGGCATTAAAATTGGCAAGCATGCCATTGTCGGTATGAACAGTATGGTCACCAAAGATGTTGCAGAACAACAGATTGTGGCAGGAAATCCCGCACAGTTCATACGGTTAAGAGACCAGTAA